A stretch of Streptococcus chenjunshii DNA encodes these proteins:
- a CDS encoding 2-isopropylmalate synthase, producing MRKIEFLDTTLRDGEQTPGVNFSVKEKVAIAKQLEKWGISAIEAGFPAASPDSFEAARQIAAAMTRTAVSALARSVKSDIDACYEAIKDAKYPQCHVFIATSPIHREFKLKKSKEEILDIIKEHVSYARTKFDVVEFSPEDATRTELDYLLQVVQTAVDAGARYINIPDTVGFTTPKEYGAIFDYLLKNVKTEHEIIFSPHCHDDLGMATANTLSAINNGAGRIEGTINGIGERAGNVALEEVAVALNIRQDYFQVTSDIVLNETINTSEMVSRYSGIPIPKNKAVVGGNAFSHESGIHQDGVLKNPLTYEIITPELVGVKQNSLPLGKLSGRHAFVEKLKALGFDFSESEIADFFAKFKQLADKKHDITDADIQALVIGREVENPEGFRFSNLKVTSNADETLTAAVSMVNADNEVVEVLANGQGSVEAIFNAVDKFFNQTVRLDSYNIEAVTDGIDAQARVLVSVENIDTDTIFNASGLDFDVLKASAIAYINANTLVQKENAGEIGRQLSEHDYPN from the coding sequence ATGCGTAAAATTGAGTTTCTTGATACAACCCTTCGCGATGGGGAGCAGACACCGGGAGTGAATTTTTCAGTTAAGGAAAAGGTTGCTATTGCTAAACAGTTGGAAAAATGGGGCATTTCTGCCATTGAAGCAGGTTTTCCGGCTGCTAGTCCGGATTCTTTTGAGGCAGCCAGACAGATTGCTGCCGCAATGACGAGGACAGCTGTGTCTGCCTTGGCGCGTTCGGTCAAATCAGATATTGATGCCTGCTATGAGGCAATTAAAGATGCTAAATACCCCCAGTGTCATGTTTTTATAGCGACCAGCCCTATTCACCGTGAATTCAAACTAAAAAAATCGAAAGAGGAAATCCTTGATATCATCAAAGAGCATGTCAGCTATGCACGGACAAAATTTGATGTAGTAGAATTCTCCCCCGAAGATGCGACACGCACCGAATTAGATTATCTTCTTCAGGTGGTACAGACAGCGGTAGATGCTGGGGCAAGGTATATTAATATCCCGGATACAGTTGGTTTCACAACTCCGAAAGAATATGGCGCTATCTTTGACTATCTGCTGAAAAATGTTAAAACAGAGCATGAGATTATTTTCAGCCCGCACTGCCATGATGATCTCGGTATGGCGACCGCCAATACTTTGTCAGCTATCAATAACGGTGCCGGCCGCATTGAAGGCACAATTAATGGTATTGGTGAGCGGGCCGGCAATGTAGCGCTTGAAGAAGTGGCAGTAGCTCTTAATATCCGTCAAGATTATTTCCAAGTGACTTCTGATATTGTACTCAATGAAACCATCAATACTTCGGAAATGGTGTCGCGTTATTCAGGTATTCCGATTCCAAAAAATAAGGCTGTTGTCGGCGGCAATGCTTTCTCACATGAATCAGGCATTCATCAAGACGGGGTTCTGAAAAATCCATTGACCTATGAAATCATTACTCCTGAACTGGTCGGAGTAAAGCAGAATTCACTGCCTTTGGGCAAACTTTCCGGCCGCCATGCCTTTGTTGAAAAATTAAAGGCTCTTGGTTTTGATTTTTCAGAATCGGAAATTGCTGATTTCTTTGCTAAATTTAAACAACTGGCTGACAAGAAACACGATATTACTGATGCGGATATTCAGGCTTTGGTTATCGGGAGAGAAGTTGAAAATCCAGAAGGTTTCCGCTTCAGCAATCTTAAGGTGACTTCAAATGCTGATGAAACCTTAACAGCCGCGGTATCCATGGTTAATGCTGATAATGAAGTGGTTGAAGTATTGGCTAACGGCCAAGGATCGGTTGAAGCTATCTTTAACGCTGTTGACAAGTTCTTTAATCAAACGGTTAGATTAGACAGTTACAATATCGAGGCTGTTACTGACGGTATTGATGCGCAGGCGCGTGTACTGGTTTCTGTTGAAAATATTGATACGGATACAATTTTTAATGCTTCAGGTCTTGATTTTGATGTCTTAAAAGCCAGTGCCATTGCCTATATCAATGCCAATACACTGGTTCAAAAGGAAAATGCCGGTGAGATTGGCCGTCAGTTGTCAGAACATGACTACCCGAATTAA
- a CDS encoding phosphoenolpyruvate carboxykinase (ATP): MVTRKQFSPEEMSKDSSYFSPLKTIVETAFYENQVIPIKTLEEAYQLASVAAGTVVLDMPVIHTKELGLPSYARVLLTNSGAIVGRTAKARRIYGRDSEEDERLLTIARSAVYQSHKRKFYKADAIVGLDETFMARAHLMVPEEEINNLYSWLLNFQILDEEFKNRLKVSKQYEEDDIFVFFDPKWSHPDYPDGLAYFDTRHNCVIILGLNYFGELKKATLTLAWGTAARNGYVACHGGLKIFKQKQGKKDNKNYVASFFGLSGSGKSTLTHAKHDNKYDIKVLHDDAFIISIKDGSSVALEPAYFDKTNDYPTGHPEQDYFVTVQNCGVTLDESRRKKLVTEDIRNGNGRTVKSRFATPNRVDRINEPINAIFWIMKDDSLPPLIKINDPVVATTMGCTLMTKRSNAENISGASQSLVIEPFANPFRVYPLVEDYRKFLALFKAGVDCYIINTGLYMGKSIPKNTSLNIIEQIVENKGTFKPFGPLNHFEYLELDGYPISRFDENYKQLIRERMQVRLNFLLSFNQNYPKTALPVNSISRLEDVIESLS, from the coding sequence ATGGTTACACGGAAACAATTTTCACCAGAAGAGATGAGTAAGGACAGTTCCTATTTTTCACCTTTGAAAACGATTGTTGAGACAGCTTTTTATGAAAACCAGGTTATTCCGATAAAAACTTTGGAAGAAGCTTATCAGCTGGCTTCGGTGGCAGCAGGAACTGTTGTTTTGGACATGCCTGTGATTCATACAAAAGAGCTGGGGCTGCCTTCCTATGCCCGAGTTTTGCTGACAAATTCCGGAGCGATTGTAGGCAGAACGGCTAAAGCAAGAAGAATTTACGGCAGAGACAGTGAAGAAGATGAACGTCTGCTGACAATTGCCAGAAGTGCTGTCTATCAGTCCCATAAAAGAAAATTTTATAAAGCCGATGCTATTGTCGGACTTGATGAGACTTTTATGGCCAGAGCACATCTGATGGTACCGGAAGAAGAAATTAATAATCTTTATTCTTGGCTGCTGAACTTTCAAATTTTGGATGAAGAATTCAAAAATCGCTTGAAAGTATCAAAACAATACGAAGAAGATGATATTTTTGTTTTCTTTGATCCGAAATGGTCCCATCCTGACTATCCGGATGGTTTAGCTTATTTTGATACGAGGCATAATTGTGTCATTATTCTTGGTCTAAATTATTTTGGAGAATTAAAGAAAGCGACACTGACCTTGGCTTGGGGTACTGCGGCACGGAACGGTTATGTAGCCTGTCACGGCGGTCTTAAGATTTTTAAGCAAAAACAAGGCAAAAAAGATAACAAAAATTACGTCGCTTCCTTTTTCGGTTTGTCCGGATCAGGAAAGTCAACCTTAACGCATGCCAAACATGACAATAAGTATGATATCAAAGTTTTGCACGATGATGCTTTTATTATCTCTATTAAAGATGGTTCCTCTGTTGCTTTAGAACCTGCTTATTTTGATAAAACTAATGATTATCCGACCGGTCATCCGGAACAGGATTATTTTGTCACCGTCCAGAACTGCGGTGTGACTTTGGATGAAAGCCGCCGTAAAAAATTAGTTACTGAAGATATTCGCAACGGTAACGGCCGGACCGTTAAATCTCGATTTGCCACTCCTAATCGGGTGGATCGGATTAATGAACCCATTAACGCGATTTTTTGGATTATGAAAGATGATTCGCTGCCGCCTTTGATTAAAATTAATGATCCGGTAGTGGCCACTACTATGGGATGTACATTAATGACCAAACGCTCTAATGCCGAAAATATTTCGGGAGCCAGTCAAAGCCTTGTTATTGAGCCTTTTGCTAATCCTTTCAGAGTCTATCCTCTGGTTGAAGATTATCGTAAGTTTCTGGCCCTGTTCAAGGCTGGAGTTGACTGCTATATTATTAATACCGGCCTTTATATGGGCAAAAGCATCCCTAAAAATACCAGTCTGAATATTATTGAGCAAATTGTTGAAAACAAGGGCACTTTCAAGCCTTTTGGACCTTTAAATCATTTTGAGTATCTGGAGCTGGATGGTTATCCTATTTCACGTTTTGATGAAAATTATAAGCAGCTGATTCGGGAAAGAATGCAGGTCCGCTTGAACTTCCTGCTGTCCTTTAACCAAAACTATCCTAAAACCGCTTTGCCTGTGAATTCTATCTCACGTTTAGAGGATGTTATTGAAAGTTTATCCTAA
- a CDS encoding NADP-dependent glyceraldehyde-3-phosphate dehydrogenase, translated as MAKQYKNYVNGEWKLSQDEIKIYAPASGEELGSVPAMSTDEVDYVYASAKTAFPAWRALSYVERANYIRKAADILHSKAEAIGSVLSKEIAKGLKSSVGEVTRTVEIMEFAAAEGVRTQGEVLEGGSFEAASKRKVAMVRREPVGLVLAISPFNYPVNLAGSKIAPALITGNVVAFKPPTQGSISGLLLAEAFAEAGLPAGVFNTITGRGSVIGDYIVEHKAVDFINFTGSTPVGENIGRLAGMRPIMLELGGKDAAIVLEDADLELTAKQIVDGAFGYSGQRCTAVKRVLVMDSVADKLAELIVERVANLTVGMPEDNTDITPLIDTKAADYVEGLIADAKEQGATALTAIKREGNTIYPTVFDNVTTDMRLAWEEPFGPVLPIIRVHSVEEAIHIANQSEFGLQSAVFTNDYPLAFKVAEQLEVGTVHINNKTQRGTDNFPFLGAKKSGVNTQGVKYSIEAMTRIKSVVFDIK; from the coding sequence TTGGCTAAGCAATACAAAAATTATGTCAATGGTGAGTGGAAACTCTCACAGGATGAAATTAAAATCTATGCTCCAGCTTCAGGTGAAGAGTTAGGCTCCGTTCCTGCTATGAGCACAGATGAAGTGGATTATGTCTATGCCTCTGCTAAGACAGCTTTCCCAGCCTGGCGCGCGCTTTCCTATGTTGAACGGGCAAACTATATACGCAAGGCCGCTGATATCTTGCACAGCAAAGCGGAAGCCATCGGTTCGGTTCTTTCTAAAGAAATTGCCAAAGGCCTCAAATCCTCTGTCGGTGAAGTGACACGTACAGTAGAAATTATGGAGTTTGCAGCTGCAGAAGGTGTTCGGACGCAAGGTGAGGTGCTTGAAGGTGGCAGTTTTGAGGCTGCCAGCAAGAGAAAAGTCGCTATGGTACGCCGTGAACCGGTTGGACTTGTTTTAGCCATTTCACCTTTTAACTATCCGGTCAATCTGGCTGGATCGAAAATTGCACCGGCTCTGATTACAGGAAATGTGGTAGCCTTTAAGCCACCGACACAAGGCTCAATTTCCGGTCTTCTTTTAGCAGAAGCCTTTGCCGAAGCCGGACTGCCGGCTGGTGTTTTCAATACCATTACCGGGCGGGGTTCTGTTATCGGCGATTACATTGTTGAGCATAAAGCTGTTGATTTTATCAACTTTACCGGTTCCACACCAGTCGGTGAAAATATCGGCCGTTTAGCTGGTATGCGTCCGATTATGCTGGAACTAGGCGGTAAAGATGCAGCTATTGTTCTTGAGGATGCAGATCTTGAACTGACAGCTAAACAGATTGTCGATGGGGCGTTTGGCTATTCCGGTCAGCGTTGTACAGCTGTTAAGCGTGTGCTTGTCATGGACAGTGTGGCAGATAAATTAGCTGAACTTATTGTTGAGCGTGTCGCTAACTTAACTGTAGGTATGCCTGAAGATAATACAGATATTACACCGCTGATTGATACCAAAGCGGCTGATTATGTAGAAGGTCTTATCGCGGATGCCAAAGAACAGGGTGCGACTGCCCTTACAGCAATTAAACGTGAAGGAAATACAATTTATCCGACAGTCTTTGACAATGTGACGACCGATATGCGTTTGGCTTGGGAAGAGCCGTTTGGTCCGGTGCTGCCGATTATCCGTGTTCATTCAGTTGAAGAGGCTATTCATATCGCTAATCAGTCTGAATTTGGCCTGCAGAGTGCTGTATTCACCAATGACTATCCTTTGGCCTTTAAGGTTGCAGAGCAGCTTGAGGTCGGCACTGTGCATATCAATAATAAAACACAGCGCGGTACAGATAACTTCCCATTCTTAGGTGCTAAAAAATCAGGTGTCAATACACAGGGAGTCAAATACTCCATTGAAGCTATGACCAGAATTAAATCAGTTGTCTTTGATATCAAATAA
- a CDS encoding GNAT family N-acetyltransferase: MFIRTMRLEDYDTLYQLWLSCQGMGLNNLDDSREGVAVFLKRNPHTCFVAEDKGTLLGAIMAGHDGRRGYIYHTAVHPDHRRQKIASRLTEHSLEALQKEGIHKVALLVFSKNQAANAFWENMGFSSRDDVTYRNKAVSSLIRIDT; encoded by the coding sequence ATGTTTATTCGGACTATGCGACTTGAAGATTATGATACACTTTACCAGCTTTGGCTGTCCTGTCAGGGAATGGGTTTAAATAATCTGGATGATTCAAGGGAAGGTGTTGCTGTATTTTTAAAGCGCAACCCCCATACCTGTTTTGTTGCAGAAGACAAAGGCACTTTGCTTGGGGCTATTATGGCTGGACATGACGGACGGCGGGGCTATATTTATCATACTGCTGTCCATCCGGATCATCGCCGGCAAAAAATAGCAAGCAGGCTGACGGAACACAGCTTAGAAGCTTTACAAAAAGAAGGGATTCATAAAGTTGCTCTGCTTGTTTTTAGTAAAAATCAAGCAGCAAATGCCTTCTGGGAAAACATGGGATTTAGCAGCCGTGATGATGTTACTTACCGTAATAAGGCGGTCAGTTCATTGATTCGGATAGATACATGA
- a CDS encoding GntR family transcriptional regulator — translation MNPYIEVVKKNFQQSSRKTLKESLYDAFRKTIILREIPAGERINEKEYAELLNISRTPIRYALQELTKEGLVEHIPKIGTVVKGISISDAYEIFDIRKALDILATTKAAQLMTAEDFDDLKELLKHGDYLDRTDQVDLLLKNFTDFNQFIYDKSQMPRMKNIAETLREYLLYFRDVSIRAAERRHIALKEHWQLYEAMKKRDEETIRRVTSEHLGHSLTFIIQEMEKRQID, via the coding sequence ATGAATCCATATATCGAAGTTGTTAAGAAAAACTTTCAGCAGAGTTCTCGGAAGACTTTAAAAGAATCTCTGTACGATGCTTTTCGAAAAACAATTATCCTCAGGGAAATTCCTGCCGGCGAACGCATCAATGAAAAAGAATATGCCGAATTGCTCAATATCAGCCGGACACCTATCCGATATGCTCTTCAGGAGCTGACCAAGGAAGGGCTTGTGGAACACATCCCAAAAATCGGAACAGTTGTTAAGGGAATCAGCATATCTGATGCTTATGAGATTTTCGATATTCGCAAAGCTCTTGACATCTTGGCTACAACAAAAGCTGCTCAGTTAATGACAGCTGAGGACTTTGATGATTTAAAAGAACTTTTGAAGCATGGCGACTATCTCGATCGCACAGATCAGGTTGATCTTCTCCTTAAAAATTTTACTGACTTCAACCAGTTTATCTATGACAAGAGCCAGATGCCGCGCATGAAAAATATCGCCGAAACGCTGAGAGAATATTTGCTGTATTTTAGGGATGTCTCCATTCGGGCAGCTGAACGCCGCCATATTGCCCTGAAAGAACATTGGCAACTCTACGAGGCAATGAAAAAGCGGGACGAGGAAACCATCAGAAGAGTAACTTCAGAACACCTTGGCCATTCCTTAACATTTATCATTCAGGAAATGGAGAAACGCCAAATTGACTGA
- the ptsP gene encoding phosphoenolpyruvate--protein phosphotransferase — MTEMLKGIAASDGVAVAKAYLLVQPDLSFETVTVEDTNAEEARLDAALEASQNELSVIREQAVETLGEEAAAVFDAHLMVLADPEMITQIKDTIRTKQTNAESSLKEVTDMFITIFEGMEDNPYMQERAADIRDVSKRVLAHLLGVKLPNPAAIAEESVVIAHDLTPSDTAQLNKQFVKAFVTNIGGRTSHSAIMARTLEIAAVLGTNDITSRVKDGDIVAANGITGEVIINPTDEQIAEFKAAGEAYAKQKAEWALLKDAQTVTADGKHFELAANIGTPKDVDGVNDNGAEAVGLYRTEFLYMDSQDFPTEDEQYEAYKAVLEGMNGKPVVVRTMDIGGDKELPYFDLPKEMNPFLGFRALRISISETGDQMFRTQIRALLRASVHGQLRIMFPMVALLKEFRAAKAVFDEEKANLKAEGVAVSDDIQVGIMIEIPAAAMLADQFAKEVDFFSIGTNDLIQYTMAADRMNEQVSYLYQPYNPSILRLINNVIKAAHAEGKWAGMCGEMAGDQTAVPLLVGMGLDEFSMSATSVLRTRSLMKKLDTAKMQELAQRALTECATLDEVLELEKEYVDFD, encoded by the coding sequence ATGACAGAAATGCTTAAAGGAATTGCAGCCTCTGACGGTGTTGCTGTTGCCAAAGCATATCTACTCGTTCAACCGGATTTGTCATTTGAGACTGTAACAGTCGAAGATACAAATGCAGAAGAGGCTCGTTTAGATGCAGCGCTGGAGGCATCGCAGAACGAGCTTTCTGTTATCCGCGAACAAGCCGTAGAAACGCTTGGTGAAGAAGCAGCTGCTGTGTTTGATGCTCATTTGATGGTCCTTGCTGACCCGGAAATGATTACACAGATTAAAGACACGATTCGGACAAAGCAGACTAATGCAGAAAGCAGCCTCAAAGAAGTAACTGATATGTTTATCACAATCTTTGAAGGTATGGAAGACAATCCTTATATGCAAGAACGTGCCGCTGATATTCGCGATGTTTCTAAGCGTGTTTTGGCACATCTTCTTGGTGTTAAGCTTCCAAATCCTGCCGCTATTGCTGAAGAATCTGTGGTCATTGCTCATGACTTGACACCTTCTGATACTGCACAGTTAAATAAACAATTTGTTAAGGCGTTTGTAACGAATATCGGAGGACGCACCAGCCATTCGGCTATTATGGCTCGGACGCTTGAGATTGCTGCCGTACTCGGGACCAATGACATCACCAGCCGTGTCAAAGACGGTGATATCGTCGCTGCTAACGGTATAACGGGAGAAGTCATCATTAACCCGACTGACGAGCAAATTGCTGAATTTAAAGCAGCCGGTGAAGCTTATGCTAAGCAAAAAGCTGAGTGGGCTCTGCTCAAGGACGCTCAAACTGTTACGGCTGACGGTAAACATTTTGAACTGGCAGCTAATATCGGAACGCCTAAAGATGTCGACGGAGTTAATGATAACGGCGCGGAAGCAGTCGGTCTTTACCGTACTGAATTCCTCTATATGGATTCCCAAGATTTTCCGACTGAAGATGAACAGTATGAAGCCTACAAGGCAGTTCTTGAAGGAATGAATGGAAAACCGGTTGTTGTTCGGACAATGGATATCGGCGGTGATAAGGAACTTCCGTATTTTGATTTGCCGAAAGAGATGAACCCGTTCCTTGGTTTCCGTGCCCTGCGTATCTCTATTTCAGAAACTGGGGATCAGATGTTCCGCACACAGATCCGTGCGCTTCTGCGGGCTTCTGTCCATGGACAGCTCCGCATCATGTTCCCAATGGTTGCACTGCTCAAAGAATTCCGTGCGGCTAAAGCGGTCTTCGATGAGGAAAAGGCAAATCTAAAAGCTGAAGGTGTTGCTGTTTCAGATGATATTCAAGTTGGTATCATGATTGAAATTCCTGCAGCGGCAATGCTGGCTGACCAATTTGCTAAAGAAGTGGACTTCTTCTCAATTGGAACTAATGACCTTATCCAATACACTATGGCTGCTGACCGTATGAATGAGCAAGTATCATATCTTTACCAGCCATATAACCCATCTATCCTTCGCTTGATTAACAACGTTATCAAGGCTGCTCATGCAGAAGGGAAATGGGCTGGTATGTGCGGTGAAATGGCCGGTGACCAGACAGCTGTACCGCTTCTTGTCGGCATGGGTCTTGACGAGTTCTCTATGTCAGCAACCTCAGTGCTTCGCACACGTAGCCTAATGAAAAAACTGGATACTGCTAAGATGCAGGAACTGGCTCAGCGGGCTTTGACAGAATGTGCAACACTGGATGAAGTTCTTGAACTTGAAAAAGAATACGTTGATTTTGACTAA
- a CDS encoding DEAD/DEAH box helicase: MISAFPHVWQKKLEQNHFTELTPIQKEVFKAISQDKHVLGISPTGTGKTLAYLFPSLLRLKKGQAQQLLILAPNTELAAQIFKVAKDWAEPLHLIAQLFISGASQKRQIDRLKKGPEILIGTPGRVFELVKLKKIKMMAVNTIILDEFDELLKGTQYSFAENIIKRVARRQQIVYMGATQKIDKDRLEDGTIVVDLSEQKLDRIAHYYIQTDKRSRIELLRKFANIPDFRALVFFNSLSDLGACEERLQYRQLSVASIASDVGKKQRKETLEHFKDHELSLLLATDLAARGIDIEGLEYVINFEPPHDRDTYTHRSGRTGRMGQTGTVITFISHKEELKKLKKYAPVSEIFLKNQELRSKGQ, translated from the coding sequence ATGATTTCAGCATTCCCTCACGTATGGCAAAAAAAATTAGAACAGAACCATTTTACAGAACTGACCCCCATCCAAAAAGAAGTGTTTAAGGCTATTTCTCAGGATAAACATGTCCTAGGTATCAGTCCAACTGGGACAGGCAAGACGCTGGCCTACCTTTTTCCCAGTCTGCTCAGGCTAAAGAAAGGTCAAGCACAGCAGCTGCTGATTCTGGCACCCAATACCGAATTGGCCGCCCAAATTTTCAAGGTGGCTAAGGACTGGGCAGAACCGCTTCATTTGATTGCTCAGCTCTTTATCTCAGGTGCCAGCCAAAAACGGCAGATCGATCGGCTGAAGAAAGGACCTGAAATACTTATTGGAACACCGGGACGTGTCTTTGAGCTGGTTAAACTCAAAAAAATTAAGATGATGGCTGTTAACACCATTATTCTGGACGAATTTGATGAGCTTCTGAAAGGAACACAGTATTCTTTCGCTGAAAATATTATCAAGCGTGTTGCACGCAGGCAGCAGATCGTCTATATGGGAGCCACTCAAAAAATAGACAAAGACCGTTTAGAAGACGGCACCATAGTGGTGGATTTATCTGAACAGAAACTCGACCGAATCGCTCACTATTACATTCAGACGGATAAACGCAGCCGCATAGAACTGCTCAGAAAATTTGCCAACATCCCCGATTTTCGGGCTCTTGTTTTCTTTAATAGTCTTTCTGATTTAGGAGCCTGCGAGGAACGCCTGCAGTACAGACAGCTCTCCGTAGCTTCTATTGCCAGTGATGTTGGCAAAAAACAGCGCAAGGAAACACTTGAACACTTCAAAGACCATGAATTGTCCCTCCTTCTGGCTACCGATTTAGCCGCCAGAGGAATTGATATTGAAGGGCTCGAATACGTTATTAATTTCGAACCCCCTCACGACAGGGATACCTACACTCACCGGTCCGGCAGAACAGGCAGAATGGGGCAGACCGGCACAGTTATTACTTTCATCAGTCATAAAGAAGAGCTCAAAAAACTCAAAAAATACGCTCCTGTCTCAGAAATTTTCCTCAAAAACCAAGAGCTCCGCAGCAAAGGACAATAA
- a CDS encoding phosphocarrier protein HPr — protein MASKDFHIVAETGIHARPATLLVQTASKFASDITLDYKGKAVNLKSIMGVMSLGVGQGADVTISAEGADADDALAAIEETMTKEGLA, from the coding sequence ATGGCTTCAAAAGATTTTCACATTGTTGCAGAAACAGGAATTCATGCACGTCCGGCTACTTTACTTGTGCAAACAGCTAGTAAATTTGCCTCAGATATCACTTTGGACTACAAAGGGAAAGCAGTAAACCTTAAGTCTATTATGGGAGTTATGAGCCTTGGTGTTGGTCAAGGCGCTGATGTGACGATCTCTGCAGAAGGCGCTGATGCTGATGATGCCCTTGCAGCAATCGAAGAAACGATGACTAAAGAAGGATTGGCATAA
- the citG gene encoding triphosphoribosyl-dephospho-CoA synthase CitG has protein sequence MTEPLSRTIAALASTALLYELSLTPKPGLVDRFNNGSHDDMDFPLFIKSSMALFPFFKDYVEAGLNHSGSLQALFEQVRSIGIEAEKAMFEATKGINTHKGANFSFALILSAAGYFLKGHPKSFPLSSEDSSAILKLIPAICSQSMEKDFQQIETQNRETLSYGEKLYLEYGLKGIRGEAAGGYPTLQLLLPMLRYSLEHGSAEEAFHKATIFLMAHVEDGNLIHRGGIAVWQNVKRQSRNALSQNLSSEQTRQWLSDYDRFLIQKHLSPGGTADFLALSYFFIQLEGFL, from the coding sequence TTGACTGAACCTTTATCCCGCACAATAGCAGCTCTGGCCTCTACTGCTCTTCTTTACGAACTTAGTCTGACGCCTAAACCAGGGTTAGTCGATCGGTTTAATAACGGCTCTCATGATGATATGGACTTTCCTCTCTTTATTAAAAGCAGTATGGCTCTATTTCCTTTTTTCAAGGATTATGTCGAAGCAGGGCTGAATCACTCAGGTTCTCTGCAAGCCCTATTCGAACAGGTTAGATCGATTGGCATTGAAGCTGAAAAAGCGATGTTTGAGGCAACAAAAGGTATCAACACTCACAAAGGAGCCAATTTTTCCTTTGCTCTGATTCTCAGTGCTGCAGGCTACTTTTTAAAAGGCCATCCCAAATCTTTTCCACTATCATCGGAAGACAGCTCCGCCATTTTGAAGCTTATACCTGCTATCTGCAGTCAGTCTATGGAGAAAGATTTTCAGCAGATTGAAACGCAAAATAGGGAGACTCTTTCCTATGGTGAAAAACTTTACTTAGAGTACGGACTTAAAGGAATCAGAGGGGAGGCGGCCGGCGGCTATCCGACTCTGCAGCTCTTACTCCCCATGCTGAGATACAGCTTGGAGCATGGCTCCGCCGAGGAAGCCTTTCACAAGGCGACCATATTCCTTATGGCACATGTTGAGGATGGAAATCTCATCCACAGAGGCGGGATAGCAGTCTGGCAGAACGTAAAAAGACAAAGCCGAAACGCTCTCAGTCAAAACTTATCATCAGAGCAGACCCGCCAATGGCTCTCTGACTATGATCGCTTTCTTATCCAAAAACACCTCAGTCCTGGAGGTACTGCTGATTTTTTGGCACTCAGCTACTTCTTTATTCAGTTAGAAGGATTCCTTTAA
- the udk gene encoding uridine kinase encodes MPKKPIIIGVTGGSGSGKTSVSRAILSHFPDARIAMIEHDSYYKDQSHLTFDERVTTNYDHPLAFDTAFMIEHINELIAGRPVDIPIYDYTRHTRSKQSYRQEPQDVFIVEGILVLEDQRLRDLMDIKLFVDTDDDIRIIRRIKRDMEERGRSLDSIIEQYITVVKPMYHQFIEPTKRYADIVIPEGVSNTVAIDLINTKVASILNQK; translated from the coding sequence ATGCCTAAAAAACCGATTATTATAGGTGTAACCGGCGGTTCTGGTAGCGGAAAAACCAGTGTTTCCCGCGCTATTCTGTCACATTTTCCAGATGCCAGAATCGCTATGATTGAACATGATTCTTACTATAAGGATCAGAGCCACTTAACTTTTGATGAACGTGTAACAACAAATTATGATCATCCTTTGGCTTTTGATACAGCTTTTATGATTGAGCACATCAATGAATTGATCGCCGGCCGGCCGGTCGATATTCCAATCTATGATTATACTCGCCATACTCGGAGCAAGCAGAGCTACCGTCAGGAACCTCAGGATGTGTTTATTGTTGAAGGTATCTTGGTTCTTGAGGATCAGCGTTTACGGGATTTGATGGATATTAAGCTTTTTGTGGATACAGATGATGATATCCGGATTATTCGCCGCATCAAGAGGGATATGGAAGAGAGAGGGCGCAGCCTGGATAGTATTATTGAGCAGTATATAACTGTTGTCAAACCGATGTACCATCAGTTTATTGAGCCAACTAAACGCTATGCTGATATCGTGATTCCTGAAGGCGTTTCAAATACTGTAGCGATTGATTTGATTAATACTAAGGTTGCCAGCATTTTAAACCAAAAATAA